Proteins from a single region of Hydra vulgaris chromosome 12, alternate assembly HydraT2T_AEP:
- the LOC136088588 gene encoding uncharacterized protein LOC136088588 — protein sequence MATGTRWKNSSCLREYLGSGKELPTAELPTMRDVLRYGILLRETSKLNRRNYSNSELIQDIYNKLSEKWQMASVLFVPPVTCLKHNLVTKLIDAWNKANLISQNKASKVIKQKFNFIIDKLFDLVACNCKIVLCSEQCFPPDCKFGAHITCICPRERKIPIIELVYIKAQRKKIGSFSSYQLGPADLMESKRFKKVQSCKRRREEEKQTREKKHTTQEENNTQNEQDNEHDNYKEFESEENEIFSIQKSCTKYLKKSRNYEDIFNIALASIRYGVGLRATAVIATAAWVDGGLVSQSDTRLIIDHSKVRRARDKVMNEVAIQFDDYYNKEIIDCIFFDGRKDLTKVFLTVDGSDRQYPAKVKEEHYTICSGDGKYLFHFTPAKEAKNNHTEIIADKIIEYTAMRNINVHLKAIGGDSTNVNTGCDGGVMHFMELKVKLDCMCSTHQ from the exons atggctACTGGAACAAGATGGAAAAATAGTTCTTGTCTACGTGAATATTTGGGATCTGGAAAAGAGTTGCCAACAGCTGAACTGCCAACAATGAGAGATGTCCTAAGATATGGTATTCTTTTAAGAGAAACAAGTAAACTAAACAGAAGAAACTATAGCAATTCTGAGTTGATCCaggatatttataataaactttcagaaAAATGGCAAATGGCCAGTGTTTTATTTGTGCCTCCCGTAACTTGTTTAAAGCATAATTTGGTAACAAAACTTATAGACGCATGGAACAAAGCTAATCTAATTTCTCAAAACAAAGCaagtaaagttataaaacaaaagtttaatttcattattGACAAACTGTTTGACTTGGTGGCGTGTAACTGTAAAATAGTTCTTTGTTCTGAGCAATGCTTTCCTCCTGACTGTAAATTTGGTGCCCACATTACCTGTATCTGTCCTAGGGAGAGAAAAATACCAATTATTGAACTGGTTTATATAAAAG CCCAACGAAAAAAGATTGGATCTTTTAGTTCATATCAACTTGGACCTGCTGATTTGATGGAGTCCAAAAGGTTCAAAAAAGTACAAAGTTGCAAACGAAGAAgagaagaagaaaaacaaacgagagaaaaaaaacacacaacGCAAGAAGAAAATAATACTCAAAATGAACAAGATAACGAACATGATAATTATAAAGAGTTTGAATCTGAGGAAAATGAgattttttctattcaaaagtcttgtacaaaatatttaaaaaaatctagaaattATGAAGATATCTTTAATATTGCATTAGCCAGTATTCGATATGGTGTTGGTTTAAGAGCAACTGCAGTCATAGCTACTGCAGCATGGGTAGATGGAGGACTTGTATCCCAAAGTGACACTAGATTAATAATAGATCACAGTAAAGTTCGGAGAGCTAGGGATAAAGTAATGAATGAAGTTGCTATTCAGTTTGATGATTATTACAATAAAGAGATTATTGACTGCATATTTTTTGATGGGCGAAAAGATCttactaaagtatttttaactgtAGATGGATCAGACAGACAGTATCCGGCTAAAGTTAAAGAAGAACATTACACTATTTGTTCTGGTGATGGTaagtatttatttcatttcacTCCAGCTAAAGAAGCAAAAAACAACCACACTGAAATTATAGCAGATAAGATTATTGAGTATACTGCAATGAGGAACATTAATGTACACTTAAAAGCAATTGGTGGAGACTCTACCAATGTAAACACTGGTTGTGATGGAGGAGTAATGCACTTTATGGAGCTGAAAGTTAAATTGGATTGTATGTGCTCTACACACCAATGA